GGACGCCATTTGTCCTTCGAGAAGTCGAGATGTGGATCGACCAGCAGCATCTCGCGGCTGTTCACGACCAGAGTTGCGATGTGCGCTGCAAGTTCCTGTGCCTGTCGCAGCACGGGCAGTTCACGCGGGACATCGAACCTGTCGTGCGACTCGTCGATGTCCTCGTCGAGGACGACATCCGGATGATTCGTCGGGTTCCGCGTTGACAGGATGGCGTGGAAGGCCGATTGTGTGATCTGTCTGTCAACCGCATTGCGAATCCAGCGCTCAGCGGCCGGCTCCAGCCCATCGTCGTACTCCACATCTGGCCTGACGAGCCTTCCGTTCGACTGCTCCAGCTTCCTGAGGATCCGACGTTGATCCCGGTCGCCGAGATCGTCGTTCTCGCGGCAGGCTGCGCGGACCAGCGCTTTCCAGCGTTGTCGGGTGGGGTACGCGGCGATCGCTCGCCCGTGCTGGAATCCCATCAGATTCAGGATGAGGCGGCACCTGTCCCAGGTGGCGAGCGCCTCGGGCTCGATGGCATACGTGTAGAGCATCAGAAGAGCTCGTCGTCCCGCTCGTCGAAGAAGCCCTGGGGCCAGCGGTCGATGAACTCGCCGGTTTCGTCGATCCGGAGCGGCGTCGCTCTGACCTCGCCATCGATCTGCTCGATGAAGACGACTGAAACCTGGTCGGGCCTCAGCGGAGGCTTGCCTTCCGGCAGTTCGCCGCTGTGAGTTTCCTCAATCCGACGCAGCAGCCGTAGCATCAGGTGCTCACTGTGGTTCTCGAGCAGGAAGACGCGGCCGTCGTCCACGGGTTGCGCGAACAGGTCGCCGAGCTCTACCTGTAGTTTGGGGTGCAGGTGGAGCTCCGGTTGCTCGATGGCCGTGATGCCCGGACGGTCGGGATCGAGGGCGGCGACTACCACCGGAAGGACCTGCGAGACGCCGACGCCCACGTCGGCAATCCGGACGGGTACCGCGTTCCTGGTCGTGAGGAGGCCGATCTCGCGCTGTGGCGGGCGCGCCGCGATCCCGACGGCGAGTGCTTCGATCTCCTGCGACGAGAACTTACCGGCTTCCATCCTGGCGACGAGTGCGGTCAGACGCCGATAGTTCCGCCGTGCGGACGCTACGCTTGCCTGGAGAGCCCTGCGGAACTCGGCGAGGAACTGCTCGACCTCGACTGATGGGTCTTTCCGTGTGCGAGCGTTTTCTATCCACCGTATCCATGCTTCGAGTTCATCGGGTAAGTCGTCGTGGACATGCATCGCGCGCAGTCCGTCGATTACACCTGCCGTGTAGATCCACTTAGGAGCGTTGCTTTCCCACCTCCGGAGCAGGTTGTTCAGGCGTCGGCCGAAGGCGGCCGTGAGTGGTTCCGATGCACTGGCCATGTCCTCGCCCGCATCGGTAATCTGCAGCGCCATATCCTGCGTGGTCAGACCCAAGAGGCGCCAGACGTCTTCAGCCAGACGCAGGTGTCTCTCGGCTTCCCGGCGTATTCCCGGTTCGATGTCGATGGGCTGGGGACCACCAAACTTCTCGATCTTGTCCTGGAGAATTCCTTCGACATCCTTGTCCACCGACTCGGTGATCGACGCTCCGTTGGCGCCGGCGAACTGCTCCCGAAGCTGGTCGCAGCGCTTGAGCGCAGCCTTGGGGCCGTCAGGATCCAGCATGTCGATAATGGTCGCCGCCTCTAAGCGCACCCACCCAGCGAGGTCGACTGAGCCGTCCGGGTGCCCGAAGGTTTGTCGAAGCTGATGGTACTCGCGCATCTCCGAGACGAGTTCGGCTTCGTCCTCGTAGATCGTCACCTTGGACCGTACGCGGAGGGCGTAGCCGGTGTCCAGTCGGTCCCGCCGCTCGAGCCACGTGTTCACCGCGTCGAGGAGA
The nucleotide sequence above comes from Acidobacteriota bacterium. Encoded proteins:
- a CDS encoding DUF3696 domain-containing protein; translation: MEVLGLFTPLPHWNEIPLLDDHGQSADGGYDLDEFTAVVSALFVGIGQALRDELARVRYIGPVRDLHPQTTIASSARRRAFETFAADFIHGGDAAGTRPPYPASWADGSAAWTYLHYTPHRDLLDAVNTWLERRDRLDTGYALRVRSKVTIYEDEAELVSEMREYHQLRQTFGHPDGSVDLAGWVRLEAATIIDMLDPDGPKAALKRCDQLREQFAGANGASITESVDKDVEGILQDKIEKFGGPQPIDIEPGIRREAERHLRLAEDVWRLLGLTTQDMALQITDAGEDMASASEPLTAAFGRRLNNLLRRWESNAPKWIYTAGVIDGLRAMHVHDDLPDELEAWIRWIENARTRKDPSVEVEQFLAEFRRALQASVASARRNYRRLTALVARMEAGKFSSQEIEALAVGIAARPPQREIGLLTTRNAVPVRIADVGVGVSQVLPVVVAALDPDRPGITAIEQPELHLHPKLQVELGDLFAQPVDDGRVFLLENHSEHLMLRLLRRIEETHSGELPEGKPPLRPDQVSVVFIEQIDGEVRATPLRIDETGEFIDRWPQGFFDERDDELF